Proteins from one Ketobacter alkanivorans genomic window:
- a CDS encoding DUF4139 domain-containing protein: MKQNRNTPKSALSIAISISLAVGLFSVGIRTAVSAPSLTIYNGNFAVVRDTIKLNLSKGDNDVKYQDITKQLEPDSVVFRPTDTKWPLSILEQNYLSLPVNEALLLNYFEGQTIDFEVIRNKQTSNLPGKIIRSGLSGGSPIIEMEGKTRFGLPGRPLFPALKDDTLLKPTLAWQLKSGKSGEVNAELAYLTGGLNWKADYNLIAKENTDKVNVNGWVTFENQSGKSFNAAKIKLMAGDINKLSPPSVNLYKARAMAMEMAMDAPSVTQKDFDEYHLYAIGRPIDLADGESKQVAFVDASGVISNTRFIYDGAQIDQRYQPGMERIRSDPNYGTQSNNKVWIYREFNNSKKNGLGIPLPKGRVRFYQADNDGQLEFLGENNIDHTATEAKVSLYTGNAFDVVGSRKRLDFQMNDRQNSAQESFAITLKNSKKVPVTVSIVEHLYRWTTWSIQTHSSPFDKTDAQTIEFEVELKPDQEKTTTYTVHYQW, encoded by the coding sequence ATGAAACAGAACCGCAATACCCCCAAAAGCGCCTTATCCATCGCCATTTCGATCAGTTTGGCTGTCGGATTATTCAGCGTTGGTATCCGTACCGCTGTCTCCGCGCCCTCCCTTACCATTTACAACGGCAATTTCGCAGTTGTAAGAGACACCATTAAACTTAACCTCTCCAAAGGCGACAACGATGTTAAGTATCAGGACATAACCAAGCAACTGGAGCCCGATTCTGTGGTGTTTCGGCCAACTGATACTAAATGGCCATTATCGATTCTTGAACAAAACTACCTGTCGTTGCCGGTAAATGAGGCCCTGCTACTGAACTATTTTGAAGGCCAGACCATCGACTTCGAAGTTATCCGCAATAAACAAACCTCGAACCTGCCGGGCAAAATCATACGCAGTGGCCTCTCTGGAGGCTCGCCCATTATCGAAATGGAGGGTAAAACCCGTTTCGGCTTGCCCGGACGCCCTCTGTTTCCTGCCCTGAAGGATGACACGCTGCTTAAACCTACCTTAGCCTGGCAATTGAAATCGGGTAAATCAGGCGAGGTAAATGCTGAATTGGCGTATCTCACTGGCGGCCTGAACTGGAAGGCCGACTATAACCTGATTGCAAAAGAAAACACCGACAAGGTTAACGTCAATGGCTGGGTCACTTTTGAAAACCAATCGGGTAAAAGCTTCAACGCTGCCAAAATAAAATTGATGGCTGGGGACATCAACAAACTGAGCCCTCCTTCGGTAAACCTATACAAAGCAAGAGCCATGGCGATGGAAATGGCGATGGATGCCCCAAGCGTTACTCAGAAAGATTTTGATGAGTATCACCTTTATGCCATTGGCCGCCCGATTGACCTTGCCGATGGTGAAAGCAAACAGGTGGCCTTTGTGGATGCCAGCGGGGTTATCTCCAATACGCGTTTCATTTATGACGGCGCTCAGATTGATCAGCGCTATCAACCTGGAATGGAGCGGATTCGCAGCGATCCCAACTACGGCACCCAAAGCAACAACAAAGTGTGGATCTATCGGGAATTCAACAACAGCAAGAAGAACGGACTGGGTATTCCTCTGCCAAAGGGCCGCGTGAGATTCTACCAAGCAGATAACGACGGGCAGCTTGAGTTTCTTGGTGAAAACAATATCGACCACACCGCAACCGAGGCAAAGGTATCATTATACACAGGGAACGCATTTGACGTGGTTGGTAGCCGCAAACGTTTGGATTTCCAAATGAATGATCGTCAGAACTCGGCTCAGGAATCCTTTGCTATAACGCTGAAAAACAGCAAGAAAGTACCTGTAACCGTTTCAATTGTGGAACACCTATATCGTTGGACCACATGGTCTATTCAAACGCATTCAAGTCCATTCGACAAAACTGACGCTCAAACCATTGAGTTCGAAGTGGAGCTAAAACCAGATCAGGAAAAAACCACCACCTACACCGTTCACTATCAGTGGTGA
- a CDS encoding arylsulfatase translates to MKSTKLLLAAVLLCLGALPGLAMAKPNILLIVSDDTGYGDLGPYGGGEGRGMPTPNIDRIANEGMTLFSFYAQPSCTPGRAAMQTGRIPNRSGMTTVAFQGQGGGLPKAEWTLASVLKTAGYNTYFTGKWHLGEADYALPIAQGYDEMKYAGLYHLNAYTYADPTWFPDMDPELRKMFAKVTKGALSGKAGGKVTEEFKINGQYVDTPDKGVVGIPYFDGYVEKATIEFLEQAAKSDKPFFINTNFMKVHQPNMPHPDYEHKSLSKSKYADSVVEMDARIGRIMDKLRALGLDKNTLVFYTTDNGAWQDVYPDAGYTPLRGTKGTVREGGNRVPAIAWMPGKIKANTKNHDILGGLDLMSTFANMAGISLPKKDREGKPIIFDSYDMSPVLFGKGKSERKSWFYFTENELTPGAARVGNYKAVFNLRGDNGQSTGGLAVDSNLGWKGPDKYVATVPQIFDLWQDPQERYDIFMNNYTERTWTLVTINEEVKNLMKTYVKYPPRKLQSEVYTGPITITQYQRLKHVRETLEKEGFKLGIPTGN, encoded by the coding sequence ATGAAATCCACAAAACTGTTACTGGCCGCAGTACTGCTATGTTTGGGAGCGCTGCCTGGCTTGGCAATGGCGAAACCCAATATACTGCTGATCGTCTCCGACGATACAGGCTATGGTGATTTGGGCCCCTATGGCGGCGGTGAAGGCCGCGGCATGCCAACACCGAACATTGATCGCATAGCCAACGAAGGCATGACCTTGTTCTCGTTCTACGCCCAACCCAGCTGTACTCCGGGCCGTGCTGCGATGCAAACAGGGCGTATTCCGAACCGCAGTGGTATGACCACAGTGGCATTCCAAGGGCAAGGCGGTGGCCTGCCTAAGGCAGAGTGGACGCTGGCTTCCGTATTGAAAACCGCCGGTTATAACACTTATTTCACCGGAAAGTGGCACCTTGGGGAAGCTGATTACGCTCTGCCCATTGCACAGGGTTATGACGAAATGAAGTACGCCGGTTTGTACCATCTCAATGCCTACACTTACGCCGATCCTACCTGGTTCCCTGATATGGACCCAGAACTGCGCAAGATGTTTGCCAAGGTAACCAAAGGAGCGTTGTCCGGTAAGGCCGGCGGCAAGGTGACTGAGGAATTTAAAATCAATGGCCAGTATGTAGACACCCCAGATAAAGGTGTTGTGGGTATCCCTTATTTCGACGGTTACGTTGAGAAAGCCACCATCGAGTTCTTGGAGCAAGCCGCCAAGTCCGATAAGCCTTTCTTCATCAACACCAACTTCATGAAAGTGCATCAGCCCAACATGCCACATCCCGACTACGAACATAAATCCCTGTCTAAGAGCAAATACGCAGACTCGGTAGTAGAGATGGATGCCCGCATCGGACGCATCATGGACAAACTGCGTGCGTTGGGCCTGGATAAGAACACCCTGGTCTTCTATACCACAGATAACGGTGCCTGGCAGGACGTATACCCTGATGCAGGCTACACTCCTCTGCGCGGTACCAAAGGTACAGTGCGTGAAGGCGGAAACCGTGTTCCTGCTATTGCCTGGATGCCAGGAAAAATCAAGGCTAACACCAAGAATCACGACATCCTGGGTGGACTGGATCTAATGTCAACCTTCGCCAATATGGCAGGCATCAGCTTGCCGAAGAAAGATAGAGAAGGTAAGCCTATTATTTTCGATAGCTATGACATGTCGCCAGTGCTGTTCGGCAAAGGAAAATCTGAGCGTAAATCCTGGTTCTACTTCACCGAGAATGAGTTAACCCCTGGTGCCGCTCGAGTAGGCAACTACAAAGCAGTATTCAATCTACGAGGTGACAATGGTCAATCCACTGGAGGATTGGCGGTAGATTCGAACCTGGGATGGAAAGGCCCAGACAAATATGTTGCCACGGTACCTCAGATATTCGATCTGTGGCAGGATCCACAGGAACGCTATGATATTTTCATGAACAACTACACTGAGCGCACCTGGACACTGGTCACCATCAACGAAGAAGTCAAAAATTTGATGAAGACCTATGTCAAGTATCCACCACGCAAACTGCAGAGTGAGGTGTATACCGGCCCGATCACCATCACCCAGTACCAGCGTCTGAAACATGTTCGAGAGACACTGGAGAAAGAAGGATTCAAACTGGGCATCCCTACCGGTAACTAA
- a CDS encoding HAD family hydrolase produces the protein MRNLLKLPLMYLIAITVLFTTPTQAADPLPSWKDGKTKASIITFVKAVTDKQSADFVAPAERIATFDNDGTLWTEQPMYTQLSFALDRITQMAPQHPDWASKQPFKAVLDKDMKTLAASGEKGLLELVVASHSGMSTESFEAIVLDWFSQARHPRFKRPYTEMAYQPMLELLAFLRANEFKTYIVSGGGVEFMRPITESVYGVPPEQVVGSSIKTQYEVQDGKPTLVRLGEIGFINDKTGKPVAINDHIGRRPIAAFGNSDGDQQMLEWTAAGDGARLMMLVFHDDKDREYAYGPAGGQPESSSGHFSQELMDKAKKNNWNVISMKNDWKKVFPDKK, from the coding sequence ATGAGAAATCTACTCAAGCTACCCTTGATGTATTTAATAGCCATTACTGTGCTATTTACGACCCCCACTCAAGCTGCTGATCCTCTACCCTCGTGGAAGGACGGCAAAACAAAGGCATCGATCATCACCTTTGTCAAAGCAGTTACCGATAAACAGTCTGCAGATTTCGTGGCACCCGCAGAACGTATCGCCACGTTCGACAACGACGGCACGCTCTGGACAGAGCAGCCCATGTATACGCAACTGAGCTTCGCGCTGGATCGTATTACTCAAATGGCACCTCAACATCCTGATTGGGCATCCAAGCAACCGTTCAAAGCGGTGCTCGACAAGGACATGAAAACCCTGGCAGCCAGCGGCGAAAAGGGGCTGTTGGAACTGGTGGTTGCCTCCCACTCCGGCATGAGCACTGAATCCTTCGAGGCTATTGTTCTGGACTGGTTTTCACAGGCCCGGCACCCGCGTTTCAAGCGCCCTTATACTGAGATGGCGTATCAACCCATGCTGGAGCTGTTGGCGTTTTTACGGGCAAACGAATTTAAAACCTACATTGTCTCAGGTGGCGGTGTTGAATTTATGCGCCCCATAACAGAATCCGTCTACGGTGTTCCACCCGAACAGGTGGTAGGCTCGTCTATAAAAACCCAATACGAAGTTCAAGACGGAAAGCCCACACTGGTTCGGCTTGGTGAGATCGGGTTTATTAATGATAAAACGGGTAAACCTGTTGCCATAAACGATCATATAGGGCGTCGCCCCATTGCCGCATTCGGTAATTCCGACGGGGATCAGCAGATGCTTGAATGGACTGCAGCAGGTGATGGCGCGCGACTGATGATGCTGGTATTCCATGACGATAAAGATCGGGAATACGCCTATGGCCCCGCCGGAGGTCAGCCGGAAAGCAGCTCTGGGCATTTCTCGCAAGAGCTGATGGATAAAGCCAAGAAAAACAACTGGAATGTTATCAGCATGAAAAACGACTGGAAGAAGGTTTTTCCAGACAAGAAATAA
- the ftsH gene encoding ATP-dependent zinc metalloprotease FtsH, with protein sequence MNEPKQKPDQTKGNVPPPHPLFDWRPLFFTLFLFALYYSFSTQSETGPAEIPYTQFKQQLYNNQIESVQLRGQQVFGRYSGTDKAKGYDFKTYMPALQDDNLLTEIETRNVELIAKSEQLPTWATVLISILPWILIFGFFAYSNHALQGRMGGGSGLFGFARSRARLYEHVATNEISFDEVAGLDDAKQDLREIIEFLSNPEKFRKLGAKLPKGILMMGPPGTGKTLLAKATAAEAGVPFFSISGSEFVEMFVGVGAGRVRSMFQQAREKAPALIFVDEIDSVGRVRGSGVGGGNDEREQTLNQILAEMDGFADDEPVVVLAATNRPDVLDPALMRPGRFDRKITMELPQKMARLQILQVHTRKKPIGNDVDLPQLSARTIGFSGADLENLVNEAALHAAHDNKSEIEQSDFEYAHDKILLGSARQEILNEEDKKRIAYHESGHALLSISLPNADPVSKVTIIPRGRALGVTETMPVEDRVNYTQDVLEDRLCVLLAGRCSERVVFGNISSGAADDLKQCTRLARRMVTQWGMSEKLGPIYFPQNEEHPFLGMEIATSHDFSDTTAHTIDLEVEALVKKSEQRTEQLLKEKRRQLDMLAEALIAHETLGADEIQALLQQ encoded by the coding sequence ATGAACGAACCCAAACAGAAACCAGACCAAACCAAAGGTAACGTGCCGCCACCCCATCCCCTTTTTGACTGGCGGCCCTTATTCTTCACGCTTTTTTTGTTCGCTCTCTATTACAGCTTTTCCACTCAATCAGAAACTGGGCCAGCTGAAATCCCCTATACCCAGTTCAAGCAGCAACTCTACAATAATCAAATTGAATCGGTGCAGTTGCGCGGGCAGCAGGTGTTTGGTCGTTATAGCGGAACGGATAAAGCAAAAGGGTACGATTTTAAAACGTATATGCCCGCACTGCAGGACGATAACCTGCTGACCGAGATCGAGACCCGAAACGTAGAGCTGATTGCAAAAAGCGAACAATTGCCAACCTGGGCTACCGTTCTGATCAGTATTTTGCCCTGGATTTTGATTTTCGGCTTTTTTGCCTATAGCAATCATGCTTTGCAGGGGCGAATGGGGGGTGGTTCAGGGCTGTTTGGCTTTGCACGCTCCCGTGCCCGCCTGTATGAGCACGTGGCCACTAACGAGATCAGCTTTGATGAAGTGGCCGGGCTGGATGATGCCAAGCAGGATCTAAGGGAAATCATCGAGTTTCTGTCTAACCCGGAGAAATTCCGCAAGCTCGGGGCTAAATTACCCAAGGGAATATTGATGATGGGGCCGCCGGGTACAGGTAAAACCTTACTTGCCAAAGCCACCGCCGCTGAAGCCGGTGTGCCTTTCTTTAGCATCAGCGGTTCCGAGTTTGTCGAAATGTTTGTGGGGGTAGGGGCAGGGCGTGTGCGAAGCATGTTCCAGCAGGCCCGCGAAAAGGCACCTGCATTGATTTTTGTCGATGAAATTGATTCAGTTGGGCGAGTGCGGGGTTCTGGTGTGGGGGGCGGCAATGACGAACGGGAACAAACCCTGAATCAAATATTGGCCGAGATGGATGGGTTTGCCGATGATGAGCCGGTGGTTGTGCTGGCAGCCACAAACCGGCCGGATGTGCTTGATCCTGCGCTTATGCGGCCGGGGCGTTTTGATCGCAAAATTACCATGGAGCTGCCTCAAAAGATGGCCCGTCTGCAGATTTTACAGGTGCACACCCGTAAAAAGCCCATTGGCAATGACGTTGATCTGCCACAATTGTCGGCTCGAACCATTGGTTTCTCGGGGGCTGACCTCGAGAACCTGGTAAACGAGGCTGCGCTGCACGCGGCCCATGACAATAAATCTGAAATAGAGCAAAGTGACTTCGAGTACGCCCACGATAAGATTCTACTGGGATCGGCACGGCAGGAAATTCTTAACGAAGAAGATAAAAAGCGCATTGCCTACCACGAATCAGGACACGCTCTGTTATCGATCAGCCTGCCCAACGCAGATCCGGTCAGCAAAGTTACTATCATCCCTCGTGGGCGGGCGCTGGGTGTCACTGAAACCATGCCGGTAGAAGATCGCGTTAATTATACCCAGGATGTACTGGAAGATCGCCTTTGTGTTTTATTGGCAGGGCGCTGCTCAGAGCGGGTGGTGTTCGGTAATATCAGTTCCGGTGCTGCAGATGATTTGAAGCAATGCACAAGGCTGGCCCGGCGAATGGTCACCCAGTGGGGCATGAGTGAAAAGTTGGGCCCGATTTATTTTCCGCAGAATGAAGAGCATCCCTTTTTGGGTATGGAAATAGCTACTTCCCACGATTTTAGTGACACCACGGCCCACACAATTGATCTTGAGGTTGAAGCATTGGTAAAGAAAAGTGAACAGCGCACCGAGCAGCTTCTGAAAGAAAAGCGCCGCCAACTGGATATGTTGGCGGAGGCTTTAATTGCACATGAAACCTTGGGTGCTGATGAAATTCAGGCGCTGTTGCAGCAATGA
- a CDS encoding putative bifunctional diguanylate cyclase/phosphodiesterase translates to MNSSLMLHDPAEAGLHCPNYVFVADQHQQRIVCSNMASPQSLLTQTSHDTDLYQAHLHSPSSPVLQLRNIREDLIDAMVKANESNAGHLFRFRDECGYWRFGHLDNTLLFGGEAGNKEYLCGVISMVQNPAVYNAGEQSALSRLVWVSDQNMRLIKVSGECRTLGFDINTLLTSGQMTFLTQETGEFLESVCQDLFVNGKPETRVVRQTLRSLDGNAISATIQFSLLFNEFGDIIGTLGIAEYFPSRELLESERQLFAATFDAVSEGFFITDRSGFILRANPAFYELTGYSPKEMLGLHCSHIWRGRYGPEFFRKIRHCLQRDRKWRGECDFVRRSGEHRPAILSFSQTHNLKNEVQNYVGMLMDIADKKRNEMRIYRLAHYDSLTGVANRLLFNERLQDAVVESEENSTALAVLFLDMDRFKPVNDSLGHSAGDQLLKSVARRLMYCLGEGDTVARMGGDEFALVLRNLDREVAEQTAIKMASRVLAQFFAPFLIDGREVYSSCSIGISIYPYHGQTAEVLLRSADTAMYAAKRSGKNNYQFYDEQMNKRAMDRLIMENAMRKALVREEFDLFFQPQYSVRNGVMTGIEVLLRWDHPVFGTVRPLEFIDLAEQTDLIIPLGEWVFQQTCEKISQWQQQGVSFGRVGVNVSANQFKRDDFAEWVLFQVQRYHVNPAHLELEITESAIMDDVEHSLQMLKKLQQAQIRIAVDDFGTGYSSLNYLRKFPISTLKIDKVFIEDIVENADTLQLAQTVIAIAKSLNLSVIAEGVETWEQYQLLSEHGCDEVQGYYMSRALSETALLDLVACVLE, encoded by the coding sequence ATGAATTCGTCACTGATGCTGCACGACCCTGCCGAAGCAGGGCTACATTGCCCAAATTACGTTTTTGTTGCCGATCAGCATCAGCAGCGAATTGTTTGTTCCAATATGGCATCCCCGCAATCCCTGCTAACCCAAACGTCCCACGATACCGATCTGTATCAGGCTCATCTTCACAGTCCGTCGTCACCGGTGCTGCAGCTACGCAATATTCGCGAAGATTTGATCGACGCCATGGTAAAAGCCAACGAGTCGAATGCAGGACACTTATTTCGATTTCGGGATGAGTGCGGCTACTGGCGCTTTGGGCACTTGGATAACACCCTGCTCTTTGGTGGAGAAGCCGGTAACAAGGAATACCTGTGCGGTGTGATTTCCATGGTGCAAAACCCTGCCGTCTATAATGCGGGGGAGCAATCGGCTTTGTCCCGTTTGGTTTGGGTCTCCGACCAGAACATGCGCCTGATAAAGGTAAGTGGTGAATGTCGAACCCTGGGCTTTGATATCAATACGCTGCTGACGTCAGGCCAGATGACATTTCTTACCCAGGAAACCGGAGAGTTTCTGGAATCCGTTTGCCAGGATTTGTTTGTAAACGGAAAGCCTGAAACCCGAGTGGTTCGCCAGACCCTGCGCAGCCTGGATGGCAATGCGATATCAGCCACTATCCAGTTTTCCCTGTTGTTTAATGAGTTTGGAGACATCATCGGAACCCTGGGTATTGCAGAATATTTCCCCAGCCGTGAATTGTTGGAAAGCGAACGCCAGTTATTCGCTGCCACTTTCGATGCCGTGTCAGAAGGGTTCTTCATTACCGATCGTAGCGGCTTTATTTTGCGCGCCAATCCTGCGTTCTACGAGTTAACCGGCTATTCCCCCAAAGAGATGCTGGGCCTTCACTGCAGCCACATCTGGCGTGGCCGTTACGGGCCGGAGTTTTTCCGTAAAATACGTCATTGTCTGCAGCGTGATCGAAAATGGCGGGGCGAATGCGACTTTGTGCGGCGCAGCGGTGAACACCGACCGGCCATACTCAGTTTCAGTCAGACCCACAACCTCAAAAATGAGGTGCAGAACTATGTGGGGATGCTAATGGATATTGCCGATAAGAAGCGCAACGAAATGCGAATCTATCGGCTGGCCCATTACGATTCCCTTACCGGGGTGGCCAATCGTTTGCTGTTTAATGAACGCCTGCAGGATGCAGTGGTTGAGTCGGAAGAAAACAGCACGGCGCTAGCCGTTTTGTTCCTGGATATGGATCGCTTTAAACCGGTTAATGACTCCCTTGGGCACAGCGCGGGTGATCAACTGCTTAAATCAGTTGCCCGGCGTTTGATGTACTGCCTGGGCGAAGGGGACACCGTTGCCCGCATGGGTGGCGATGAATTCGCCCTGGTACTGCGTAACCTGGATCGGGAAGTCGCCGAGCAGACCGCCATTAAAATGGCCTCCCGAGTGCTGGCCCAGTTCTTTGCCCCGTTTCTAATCGATGGCAGAGAGGTGTACTCCTCCTGCAGTATCGGTATCAGCATTTACCCATATCACGGGCAGACCGCAGAAGTGCTGTTGCGCAGCGCCGACACTGCCATGTATGCCGCCAAGCGGTCAGGCAAAAACAACTACCAGTTCTATGATGAACAGATGAACAAGCGCGCCATGGATCGTTTGATCATGGAAAACGCCATGCGCAAAGCGTTGGTACGGGAAGAGTTTGACCTGTTCTTTCAGCCACAATATTCCGTGCGCAATGGCGTGATGACCGGTATTGAAGTGCTGTTGCGTTGGGATCACCCGGTGTTTGGTACTGTGCGCCCTCTTGAGTTTATCGATCTGGCCGAGCAGACCGATCTGATTATTCCGCTAGGGGAATGGGTGTTCCAGCAGACTTGCGAGAAGATTTCCCAGTGGCAGCAACAGGGGGTCTCGTTTGGCAGGGTGGGTGTTAATGTTTCTGCCAATCAGTTCAAGCGGGATGATTTTGCTGAATGGGTATTGTTCCAGGTACAGCGCTATCATGTTAACCCGGCCCATCTTGAGCTGGAGATTACCGAAAGCGCTATCATGGATGATGTGGAACACAGCCTGCAAATGCTGAAAAAGTTGCAACAGGCTCAGATTCGCATAGCCGTGGATGACTTCGGGACAGGTTATTCCTCATTAAACTACCTGCGCAAGTTTCCCATAAGCACCTTGAAGATCGACAAAGTCTTCATTGAAGATATTGTCGAGAACGCCGATACACTGCAGCTTGCACAAACGGTAATAGCCATCGCCAAGAGCCTTAACCTCAGTGTCATTGCCGAAGGGGTGGAAACCTGGGAGCAGTATCAGTTGCTGAGCGAGCACGGCTGTGATGAAGTGCAAGGCTACTACATGAGCCGTGCCCTGTCTGAAACAGCCTTGCTGGATCTGGTGGCCTGCGTACTCGAATAG
- a CDS encoding FAD:protein FMN transferase, with translation MITHKPTNRYGYLIWAAIAVVASFADLARADWFSREEPIMGTRVFVELWQDDPQQAQVLMQRVMDEMERINQLMSPYIDTAELARINREAADHPVSVSTELFKLIQKSNYYSQVSGGAFDITFASLGHRFDYRNRVRPDEAQQKAAAALIDYRQLKLNAAEQTIAFAKPGMRIDLGGIAKGYAVDNAVAILQQAGVNNAVVTAGGDSRLIGDHRGRPWMLGIKHPRGEEHVITVPLSNAAISTSGDYERYFDADGVRFHHIIDPAQGDSARELLSVSILANQSIDADALSTTVFVLGPEKGMKLVNSLAGISAILIDRTGKVSYSNDLIDPTMH, from the coding sequence GTGATCACCCATAAGCCCACCAATCGTTATGGCTACCTGATTTGGGCAGCCATTGCGGTTGTCGCGTCATTCGCGGATCTTGCCCGAGCCGATTGGTTCAGTCGGGAAGAGCCCATAATGGGCACCCGAGTGTTCGTCGAGCTGTGGCAGGACGACCCACAGCAAGCCCAAGTGTTAATGCAGCGGGTCATGGATGAAATGGAGCGCATTAATCAACTGATGAGCCCCTACATCGACACGGCTGAACTGGCCAGGATCAACCGCGAGGCAGCCGATCATCCGGTATCCGTCAGTACAGAACTGTTCAAGCTTATTCAGAAATCCAATTATTACAGTCAAGTAAGCGGCGGAGCCTTTGACATCACCTTTGCATCCCTTGGACACCGGTTTGACTATCGTAATCGTGTTCGTCCTGATGAGGCGCAGCAGAAAGCCGCCGCCGCACTTATTGACTATCGCCAGCTCAAACTGAATGCTGCTGAGCAGACCATTGCATTCGCTAAACCAGGCATGAGAATCGATCTGGGCGGCATTGCCAAAGGGTATGCGGTAGACAACGCGGTTGCCATATTGCAGCAGGCAGGTGTTAACAATGCGGTGGTGACTGCAGGCGGCGATAGTCGTCTGATCGGCGATCATCGAGGTCGGCCCTGGATGCTGGGCATCAAGCATCCCAGAGGGGAGGAGCATGTGATCACCGTGCCACTATCCAACGCAGCCATATCCACCTCCGGTGATTACGAGCGCTACTTTGATGCGGACGGTGTGCGCTTTCACCATATTATCGACCCCGCTCAGGGGGACTCAGCCCGTGAGCTGTTAAGCGTGAGCATTCTGGCGAATCAGTCCATTGATGCAGACGCGCTGTCTACCACCGTATTCGTGCTTGGGCCTGAAAAAGGCATGAAACTAGTCAATTCTTTGGCAGGTATCTCTGCAATACTGATAGATAGGACAGGAAAGGTATCCTATTCAAATGATTTAATAGATCCGACCATGCATTAA
- a CDS encoding SDR family oxidoreductase yields the protein MKTILITGANRGIGLEFTRQYLKAGQRVIATARHPDQSEGLQALQQQYPDAMSLYALDVADAASRQALSDAVGDRLIHVLINNAGYYGNSNPLGKLDEAEWSKVFQINCIAPIKMVELLRSNLMSAGSATIAMLSSKMGSMSDNTSGGSYLYRSSKAALNAATKSLSVDLASEQIKVVALHPGWVLTDMGGPNALIDTTTSVSGMRKIIDGLKTQQSGDFIAYDGTLVPW from the coding sequence ATGAAAACGATATTAATTACCGGTGCCAATCGCGGAATCGGACTGGAATTCACCCGACAGTATCTGAAAGCCGGCCAACGAGTGATCGCAACCGCACGCCATCCAGATCAATCCGAAGGCTTGCAAGCGCTCCAGCAACAGTACCCGGACGCCATGTCACTGTATGCATTAGATGTGGCAGATGCAGCCTCCCGCCAGGCATTATCTGATGCGGTTGGTGACAGGCTCATTCACGTGCTCATCAACAACGCCGGTTACTACGGGAACAGCAACCCTTTGGGCAAACTGGATGAGGCGGAATGGAGCAAAGTGTTTCAGATCAATTGTATTGCTCCCATTAAAATGGTCGAGTTGCTGAGATCCAACCTGATGAGCGCAGGCAGTGCCACCATTGCCATGCTCAGCAGCAAAATGGGCTCCATGAGTGATAACACCTCCGGTGGCAGCTACCTTTATCGCAGTTCCAAGGCGGCGCTGAATGCCGCCACCAAGTCCTTATCAGTTGACTTGGCATCCGAGCAAATCAAAGTGGTTGCCTTGCATCCCGGATGGGTGCTGACCGATATGGGCGGCCCCAACGCATTGATTGACACAACCACTTCCGTCAGTGGCATGCGCAAAATCATTGATGGACTCAAAACTCAGCAAAGCGGTGACTTTATCGCCTACGATGGCACCCTGGTACCTTGGTAA
- the greB gene encoding transcription elongation factor GreB, which translates to MSRYRPPSQPAAPYITPEGRDKLMTELRHISDTVRPEVTKALSEAAAEGDRSENAEYIYRKKQLREIDSRIRYLVKRLEVVKAVNQKPTDQSRIFFGAWVELEDLDGGGIERYRLVGADEIDLERGWISIDSPMAKALLKKQEGDDVIVARPKGEACFEISRVSYDGFQ; encoded by the coding sequence ATGAGCCGATACCGACCACCCTCACAACCCGCCGCCCCATACATCACCCCGGAGGGGCGAGACAAACTCATGACGGAGTTGCGTCATATCAGCGATACAGTGCGGCCGGAAGTGACCAAGGCCCTTAGTGAGGCTGCGGCAGAGGGGGATCGCTCCGAAAACGCAGAATATATCTACCGTAAAAAGCAGCTGCGGGAAATCGATAGCCGCATTCGGTATCTTGTAAAGCGCCTGGAGGTGGTGAAAGCAGTGAACCAAAAACCCACCGACCAGAGCCGGATATTCTTTGGTGCCTGGGTTGAGCTGGAGGATCTGGATGGGGGAGGCATCGAGCGTTACCGGCTGGTTGGTGCAGATGAAATTGATCTTGAACGAGGTTGGATCAGCATTGATTCCCCAATGGCCAAAGCCTTGCTTAAAAAGCAGGAAGGGGATGACGTGATCGTGGCACGCCCAAAAGGGGAGGCCTGCTTTGAAATATCCAGGGTCAGCTATGACGGGTTTCAGTGA